In one window of Gloeomargarita sp. SRBZ-1_bins_9 DNA:
- a CDS encoding TMEM165/GDT1 family protein, with translation MAHKPAMNWQLLAVTFMTVFLAEVGDKSQLATIALSSGSGAPRWVFLGTAMALLTSSFLGVFGGEWLCRLVPLDDLQIVAAGGFLLLGLRSLWPQKKEPGP, from the coding sequence GTGGCGCACAAGCCGGCTATGAACTGGCAACTGCTGGCGGTGACCTTTATGACGGTTTTTCTAGCGGAGGTGGGGGACAAGAGCCAGTTGGCGACGATTGCCCTCAGCAGTGGCTCGGGTGCCCCGCGCTGGGTATTTTTGGGGACGGCGATGGCCCTGCTTACCTCCAGCTTCCTGGGCGTGTTTGGGGGGGAATGGCTCTGCCGGCTGGTTCCCCTGGATGACTTGCAAATCGTGGCCGCCGGTGGTTTCCTGCTCCTGGGCCTGCGCAGTTTGTGGCCGCAAAAAAAGGAGCCAGGCCCCTAA
- a CDS encoding TMEM165/GDT1 family protein: MTPDTPRFKIALGSFVTVLLAELGDKTQVTTLLMTGSSHQPGVVFAGAALALLTTSCLGVLVGHWLSQWLPPRRVELVSGVFFVLVGLWLAWDWWRTSRL; this comes from the coding sequence ATGACCCCTGATACCCCCCGGTTCAAAATTGCCCTGGGCAGTTTTGTGACGGTCCTGCTGGCGGAGCTGGGGGATAAGACGCAAGTGACCACCCTGTTGATGACCGGGTCCTCCCATCAACCGGGGGTGGTGTTCGCCGGGGCGGCGCTGGCGTTGCTCACCACCAGTTGCTTGGGGGTTTTGGTGGGTCACTGGCTGAGTCAATGGTTGCCGCCGCGCCGGGTGGAACTGGTCTCGGGGGTGTTCTTTGTGCTGGTGGGCCTCTGGCTGGCCTGGGATTGGTGGCGCACAAGCCGGCTATGA
- a CDS encoding carotenoid oxygenase family protein, with amino-acid sequence MTTARVTYRLEDWQGGHRTQPQELAYWVEEVSGTMPPALTGTLFRNGPGRLDRGGQRYHHPFDGDGMVNQVCFRDGRAFYRNCYVRTPEFLAEERANQILYRGVFGTQKPGGWWSNLLDLRLKNIANTNVVYWGDRLLALWEAAHPYRLDPYTLETLGLDNLGGLIPEGHGFAAHPRIDPQGVLVNFGVKAGINSEIRLYEFDDQWGLVRQQQHLINGFAFLHDFILTENYYVFFQNPVHFFPLPYVLGWTGAAQCLHFDRQQPTRILVIPRSGGPVRVFLTEPCFVFHHANGYEQGDELVLDSICYSHFPTIDQQTDYRFVDFATLPAGQLKRFRVNLTTQRVQVETLLSRCCEFPQVHPQRVGRPYRWVYLGVAADPVANAPLQGILALEVDTGRQQLWLAGPRGFVGEPVFVPWGEEETAGWLISFVYNAARQCTDVVILEAANVAAGPVATLHLRHHVPYGLHGSFTPVYFGP; translated from the coding sequence ATGACAACAGCGAGGGTGACCTATCGGCTGGAGGACTGGCAGGGGGGGCATCGCACGCAGCCGCAGGAGTTGGCCTACTGGGTGGAGGAAGTATCGGGAACGATGCCGCCGGCGTTAACAGGGACGTTGTTTCGCAATGGGCCGGGGCGCTTGGACCGGGGGGGACAGCGGTACCATCACCCCTTTGACGGGGATGGCATGGTCAACCAGGTATGTTTTCGGGATGGGCGGGCGTTTTACCGCAATTGCTACGTGCGAACGCCGGAATTTTTGGCGGAGGAACGGGCCAATCAAATCCTGTACCGGGGGGTTTTCGGCACCCAAAAACCGGGGGGCTGGTGGTCCAATCTGCTGGACCTGCGCTTGAAAAACATTGCCAATACCAACGTGGTGTACTGGGGAGACCGGTTGTTGGCCCTGTGGGAGGCGGCCCATCCCTATCGCCTGGACCCCTACACCCTAGAAACCCTGGGATTGGATAACTTGGGGGGGCTGATTCCCGAGGGCCATGGGTTTGCCGCTCACCCCCGGATTGACCCCCAGGGTGTGTTGGTGAATTTCGGCGTCAAGGCGGGCATCAACAGCGAAATCCGGCTCTATGAGTTCGATGACCAGTGGGGCCTAGTGCGGCAGCAGCAACACCTCATTAACGGATTTGCCTTCCTGCACGATTTCATCCTCACGGAAAATTACTACGTGTTTTTCCAAAATCCGGTGCATTTTTTCCCACTGCCCTACGTGCTGGGGTGGACGGGAGCGGCCCAGTGCCTCCATTTTGACCGGCAACAGCCCACCCGCATTTTGGTCATTCCCCGATCTGGCGGTCCGGTGCGGGTGTTTCTAACTGAACCCTGCTTTGTGTTTCACCATGCCAACGGCTACGAACAGGGGGATGAGCTGGTTCTGGATTCTATCTGCTATAGCCATTTCCCCACGATTGACCAGCAGACGGATTACCGGTTTGTGGATTTTGCCACCCTACCGGCGGGTCAACTCAAACGCTTTCGGGTGAATTTGACCACCCAGCGGGTCCAGGTGGAAACGCTGCTGTCGCGGTGTTGCGAATTTCCCCAGGTGCATCCCCAGCGGGTGGGACGGCCCTACCGGTGGGTTTATCTGGGGGTGGCGGCGGACCCGGTGGCCAATGCTCCGTTGCAGGGTATCCTGGCGCTGGAGGTGGATACGGGACGGCAACAGCTCTGGCTGGCAGGACCGCGGGGGTTTGTGGGGGAGCCGGTCTTTGTGCCGTGGGGGGAGGAGGAAACGGCGGGCTGGTTGATTTCCTTTGTCTATAACGCCGCACGGCAATGCACGGATGTGGTGATTCTGGAGGCGGCTAACGTGGCGGCGGGACCGGTGGCAACGTTGCACCTGCGCCATCACGTACCCTATGGGCTGCACGGGTCCTTCACGCCGGTCTATTTCGGGCCATAA
- the psbP gene encoding photosystem II reaction center PsbP, translated as MRWVWLGLVWLVVGLTGCSLGAAGLNPYLDPAGGYQFLYPNGWVQVEVPQSKYAVLFHDLINPSETLSLVISPVKSGKTLAELGSPAELGERLMETALAQAAVDRKPQLLSADSHQTPDQQLYYTLEYVVNTANGTRHNIAAITTRHGKLYTLNASVPESRWPKVGELLRKAVNSFQVN; from the coding sequence ATGCGTTGGGTCTGGTTAGGGTTAGTGTGGCTGGTGGTCGGGTTAACGGGTTGCAGCTTGGGGGCAGCTGGTCTCAATCCCTACCTTGACCCGGCGGGGGGGTATCAATTCCTTTATCCCAACGGGTGGGTGCAGGTGGAGGTGCCCCAGTCCAAGTACGCCGTGCTTTTCCATGACTTGATCAACCCCAGCGAGACCTTGAGTTTGGTGATCAGCCCGGTGAAATCGGGGAAAACCTTAGCTGAACTAGGGTCGCCGGCGGAGCTAGGGGAACGGCTGATGGAAACTGCTCTGGCCCAGGCGGCGGTGGACCGCAAACCCCAGCTCCTCAGCGCCGACAGTCACCAAACCCCGGATCAGCAACTCTACTACACCCTGGAGTACGTGGTGAACACCGCCAACGGCACCCGTCACAACATCGCCGCCATCACCACCCGCCACGGCAAGCTCTACACCCTAAATGCCTCCGTCCCGGAAAGCCGTTGGCCCAAAGTGGGTGAGCTTTTGCGAAAAGCGGTCAATTCATTTCAGGTGAACTAA
- the rsmB gene encoding 16S rRNA (cytosine(967)-C(5))-methyltransferase RsmB, whose amino-acid sequence MGRWLTRSAPADPRYLAWQALQAIQAGAWTETALAPYGQETLTAPDRRLLMELVCGVTRQRGFLDAVIDQLVPRSPPMAVRQLLRLGLYQLHFCQQIPDFAAVDTTVALAERVGCGRWRGLVNAVLRNYLRIAGERPRQFPLRLPSEPAAALAMQYSYPLALVERWLAQLGPAETAQLCQWLNQPPAIYLRVNSLRVDRARVLAQFDQAGIAATAAPELPQAVQVTGGGPVTSWPGFAEGWWTVQDLAAQWVSLILDPQPGETVIDACAAPGGKTTHIAELMQDRGVVWACEVRPERLVPLQENVQRLGLTCVRYRVGDARTFTDWQGVADRVLLDVPCSGWGTLHRHPEARWRYQEQELARLVRLQQELLTAAAAWVKPEGVLVYATCTLNPAENVQQIQQFLARHPAWQVIPPILPAALSDALDPQTHTVTFWPHRHQMDGFFIAKLRRVESCP is encoded by the coding sequence ATGGGGAGGTGGTTAACCCGGTCTGCTCCCGCTGACCCCCGTTACTTGGCGTGGCAGGCGTTGCAGGCCATTCAAGCGGGCGCATGGACGGAAACGGCTCTGGCTCCCTACGGGCAGGAAACCTTAACAGCACCAGACCGGCGATTGTTGATGGAGTTGGTGTGCGGAGTGACGCGCCAGCGGGGGTTTCTCGATGCGGTGATCGACCAATTGGTGCCCCGCTCACCCCCTATGGCTGTGCGTCAGTTGCTGCGTCTGGGACTGTATCAATTGCACTTTTGTCAGCAAATTCCTGACTTTGCGGCGGTGGATACGACAGTGGCCCTGGCGGAACGAGTAGGGTGCGGACGCTGGCGTGGGTTGGTGAATGCCGTACTGCGCAATTACTTGCGGATCGCTGGGGAGCGGCCCCGGCAGTTCCCGTTGCGTTTGCCCTCCGAACCGGCAGCGGCGTTGGCGATGCAGTACAGTTATCCGCTGGCCCTGGTGGAACGGTGGTTGGCCCAATTAGGACCGGCGGAAACGGCGCAACTGTGCCAGTGGTTGAACCAGCCCCCGGCCATTTACCTGCGGGTTAATTCCCTGCGGGTGGACCGGGCCAGGGTGTTGGCGCAGTTCGACCAGGCCGGTATTGCCGCCACGGCTGCCCCGGAGCTGCCCCAAGCCGTGCAGGTCACGGGGGGTGGTCCGGTCACCTCCTGGCCGGGATTTGCCGAGGGGTGGTGGACGGTGCAGGACCTGGCGGCCCAGTGGGTATCCCTCATTCTCGATCCGCAGCCGGGGGAAACGGTGATCGACGCCTGCGCGGCACCGGGGGGCAAAACCACCCACATCGCCGAGTTGATGCAGGACCGGGGGGTGGTCTGGGCCTGTGAGGTGCGCCCGGAACGGCTAGTCCCCCTGCAAGAGAACGTCCAGCGCCTGGGATTGACCTGTGTTCGTTACCGGGTGGGGGATGCCCGCACCTTTACCGACTGGCAGGGCGTGGCCGACCGGGTGCTGTTGGATGTGCCCTGTAGCGGTTGGGGGACTTTGCACCGGCATCCCGAAGCCCGCTGGCGCTATCAGGAACAGGAATTGGCGCGCCTGGTTCGGTTGCAGCAGGAGCTGTTAACAGCAGCGGCCGCCTGGGTCAAACCGGAGGGCGTTTTGGTTTATGCCACCTGCACCCTCAACCCCGCCGAGAATGTCCAACAAATTCAACAATTTCTCGCCCGGCACCCCGCTTGGCAGGTAATACCACCGATATTACCGGCGGCTTTATCCGATGCCCTTGACCCCCAAACCCACACCGTCACCTTCTGGCCCCATCGCCACCAGATGGATGGATTTTTCATCGCCAAGTTGCGCCGGGTTGAGTCTTGCCCCTGA
- a CDS encoding glycosyltransferase family 4 protein — protein sequence MHIAWLGKKSPFCGNVTYSREVTNALRDRGYQVSFLHFAPPHECESDQEFSLPCLYKSQIYTLPSPGASQTLLRTLKKLRPDILHASLTLSPLDFSLPEICGELGIPLVATFHPPFASRRLNLAASTQFLTYQLYAPCLSNYDRVIVFSQLQKDLLVRLGVPEQRLCIIPNGVDPERYAPGWSNLKQELNADCLFIYQGRMALEKNVEALLQAWKQADLGPRVKLLMVGNGPLAPSLMTHYGPAQGVLWLGFVAQEQERIRLLQGADVFVLPSLVEGLSLSLLEAMACGLACVATDAGADGEVLERGAGIVLSTQGVVTQLRTLLPMLVHQPEFRRILGVKARQRVLERYTLSRNLDLLEALYGEVVNPVCSR from the coding sequence ATGCATATTGCCTGGTTAGGGAAAAAATCGCCCTTTTGTGGGAATGTGACCTATAGCCGGGAGGTGACCAATGCCCTGCGGGACCGGGGGTATCAGGTGAGTTTTTTGCACTTTGCCCCTCCCCATGAGTGTGAGTCGGACCAGGAATTTTCCCTGCCCTGCCTGTACAAATCCCAGATTTACACCCTGCCTAGCCCCGGCGCTAGCCAAACTCTGCTGCGCACCCTGAAAAAATTGCGCCCGGATATACTCCATGCGTCGTTGACCCTGTCGCCCTTGGATTTCAGCCTGCCGGAGATTTGTGGGGAACTGGGGATTCCTTTAGTGGCGACGTTCCATCCGCCTTTTGCCAGCCGTCGGTTGAATTTGGCCGCCAGCACCCAGTTTTTGACCTACCAGCTTTATGCCCCCTGTCTGAGCAACTACGACCGGGTGATCGTGTTTTCCCAGCTCCAGAAGGATTTGCTGGTGCGTCTGGGGGTGCCGGAGCAACGACTGTGCATTATTCCCAACGGCGTGGACCCGGAACGCTATGCCCCCGGCTGGAGCAATCTCAAGCAGGAGTTGAATGCCGATTGCCTGTTTATCTATCAAGGCCGCATGGCTCTGGAAAAGAATGTGGAGGCCCTGTTGCAGGCCTGGAAACAGGCGGATTTGGGACCACGGGTGAAGTTGCTCATGGTGGGGAATGGACCGCTGGCCCCGAGCTTGATGACCCACTACGGCCCGGCGCAGGGGGTGCTGTGGTTGGGGTTTGTGGCCCAAGAGCAAGAGCGCATTCGGCTGTTGCAGGGGGCGGATGTGTTTGTGTTGCCGTCGCTAGTGGAGGGCTTGTCCCTGTCCCTGTTGGAGGCGATGGCCTGTGGGTTGGCCTGTGTGGCCACGGATGCGGGCGCCGATGGGGAGGTGTTGGAGAGGGGAGCCGGTATTGTGCTCTCGACCCAGGGGGTAGTGACCCAATTGCGCACGTTGCTGCCGATGCTGGTGCACCAACCGGAATTTCGCCGGATTTTGGGGGTCAAGGCCCGCCAGCGGGTGCTCGAGCGCTATACCCTAAGCCGCAATCTGGATTTGCTGGAAGCCCTCTATGGGGAGGTGGTTAACCCGGTCTGCTCCCGCTGA